A single Hippocampus zosterae strain Florida chromosome 17, ASM2543408v3, whole genome shotgun sequence DNA region contains:
- the si:dkeyp-69e1.8 gene encoding GTPase IMAP family member 7, which produces MSASGDQTELRLVVLGRSSTGGRSAVCDILGLQDHRQGKEEISTEECRKDRIEAAGRQVLVVSSPDWFSSDCNPEDRRRHISSLMTLSSLGPHAFLLCVPVNQPADGESKALDVLENLLGPSVVSANTIILFTNMDELEEDENLEDYLGTWRKDLRTLLERCGGRYHTLEIRAGKPEESEAVEELLQKIERVVKESEDQYFSCPLYQEVSEQVRKKQLEIVRRRREEEAHADPSSIAHSEVTDDDMEAVLEEAERSIGVLNLDLDHVFYSSRISPASPAASSLRVLWEKLVGWLKWLPTLVRREALLGALVGLFVGGPVGGIVGATVGSVATEVGRRKAQKAK; this is translated from the exons ATGTCTGCTTCTGGTGATCAAACAG AGTTGAGGCTGGTCGTGCTGGGCCGCAGCTCGACCGGAGGGCGGTCAGCGGTTTGCGACATCCTGGGCCTGCAAGACCACCGTCAGGGAAAAGAAGAAATTTCCACAGAGGAGTGCAGGAAAGACAGAATAGAAGCCGCCGGCAGACAG GTACTGGTTGTCTCCAGTCCCGATTGGTTCAGTTCAGACTGCAACCCAGAGGACAGAAGAAGACacatctcctccttgatgactTTGTCCAGCCTGGGACCGCATGCCTTCTTGTTGTGCGTGCCTGTGAACCAGCCGGCGGATGGCGAAAGCAAAGCGCTCGATGTCCTGGAGAATCTGTTAGGCCCCTCGGTGGTCAGCGCAAACACCATCATCCTCttcaccaacatggacgagcTCGAGGAGGACGAGAACCTGGAGGATTACCTCGGCACGTGGCGCAAGGACCTCCGTACGCTCCTGGAAAGATGCGGCGGTCGATATCACACCCTGGAGATCCGGGCCGGAAAACCGGAGGAGAGCGAAGCCGTTGAGGAGCTGCTCCAGAAAATTGAGCGGGTGGTCAAAGAGAGCGAGGATCAGTACTTTAGCTGCCCTCTGTATCAGGAAGTTAGTGAACAAGTGAGGAAGAAGCAGCTGGAAATCGTGAGACGCAGGAGGGAAGAAGAAGCACACGCTGACCCTTCTTCAATCGCACACTCGGAGGTGACTGATGACGACATGGAAGCAGTCCTGGAAGAGGCCGAAAGAAGCATCGGAGTCCTGAATTTGGACTTGGATCATGTTTTTTACTCTTCCAGGATCTCGCCTGCCTCTCCCGCCGCCTCTTCTCTCCGAGTTTTGTGGGAGAAACTGGTGGGATGGTTGAAGTGGCTGCCCACTCTGGTGAGAAGGGAGGCCTTGCTTGGAGCTCTGGTCGGGCTCTTTGTTGGTGGGCCCGTTGGAGGCATTGTGGGGGCCACCGTGGGCTCAGTTGCGACAGAAGTGGGCAGGAGGAAAGCGCAGAAAGCAAAATAA